From Coriobacteriia bacterium, a single genomic window includes:
- a CDS encoding DegV family protein, with protein MPAVGIVTDSTCDLPLEILAGLNVTMVPLTVHFGDEHVRDWIDLDPKAFYPKLASFSALPTTSQPSPADFTAAYEALAASGVEEIVSIHLSAALSGTYESAMLAAKTSPVPVRVVDGKKASQATALMVKAAVEVRDAGGEAAAIEARALAVSAECRLFFLLDTLDNLVKGGRAGKAAGLAASLLNIKPVLRVNDDGIIEPFKKVRGRQQAIAALAEHVASDTKANGRMRIALLHACTPTAADELRAAITAAGADVAWEADGEIGAVIGVYTGPGTLGCTYYPAS; from the coding sequence ATGCCAGCCGTCGGAATCGTTACGGACAGCACGTGCGATCTGCCTCTTGAGATACTTGCGGGACTCAACGTGACGATGGTGCCGCTCACCGTCCATTTCGGCGACGAACACGTGCGCGACTGGATCGATCTCGATCCCAAGGCGTTCTATCCCAAGCTTGCGTCCTTCTCGGCGCTTCCCACCACATCGCAGCCTTCACCCGCTGATTTCACTGCGGCGTACGAGGCCCTGGCAGCTTCCGGGGTTGAGGAGATCGTCTCGATTCATCTGTCGGCTGCGCTATCCGGTACCTACGAGTCGGCGATGCTTGCCGCCAAGACCTCGCCGGTTCCGGTTCGCGTCGTGGACGGCAAGAAGGCGTCCCAGGCCACAGCGCTGATGGTCAAGGCCGCAGTCGAGGTCCGTGACGCTGGTGGGGAGGCTGCAGCTATCGAAGCTCGCGCGCTCGCTGTGTCCGCAGAGTGCAGACTGTTCTTCCTCCTGGACACGCTCGACAACCTGGTCAAGGGAGGCCGTGCTGGAAAGGCCGCCGGGCTCGCCGCCTCACTGCTCAACATCAAGCCCGTTCTCCGAGTGAACGACGACGGGATCATCGAGCCGTTCAAGAAGGTACGCGGCCGGCAGCAGGCTATCGCGGCTCTCGCCGAGCACGTCGCCTCGGACACGAAGGCGAACGGTCGTATGCGCATCGCCCTTCTCCATGCGTGCACTCCGACTGCGGCTGACGAGCTACGAGCAGCCATCACCGCCGCAGGTGCGGACGTCGCGTGGGAAGCAGATGGCGAGATCGGTGCGGTCATCGGTGTCTACACCGGCCCCGGAACCCTCGGCTGCACCTACTACCCGGCCAGCTAA